The Sulfurospirillum halorespirans DSM 13726 genome has a window encoding:
- a CDS encoding class I SAM-dependent methyltransferase, whose translation MPRINNKTFYENAIKRYGCTARGLNWNSKQSQHTRFEVIHELLGEHLPSSSVIDAGCGFGDLYLFLQQKGALPRKYTGYDMLEEALFVAHKRTKQTCVHKDILNDELECADFYIASGSMNILNRSETFLFIRRCYEVSKKGFVFNLLRGEETQGHFNYFLPEEIEAHVSDFVYDVEMYEGYMDGDFTVFLKKEER comes from the coding sequence ATGCCACGAATTAACAATAAAACATTTTATGAAAATGCCATAAAGCGTTATGGCTGTACGGCACGTGGACTTAACTGGAACTCCAAACAGTCGCAACACACCCGTTTTGAAGTGATTCATGAGCTTTTGGGGGAACATTTGCCCTCCAGTAGCGTTATTGATGCGGGGTGTGGTTTTGGCGATTTGTATCTTTTTTTGCAGCAAAAAGGCGCGTTGCCTAGAAAATACACAGGCTACGATATGCTTGAAGAGGCCCTTTTTGTGGCGCATAAACGCACCAAGCAGACGTGTGTGCATAAAGATATTTTAAACGATGAGTTAGAATGCGCGGACTTTTACATCGCTAGTGGTTCGATGAATATTTTGAACCGTTCTGAGACCTTTTTGTTTATCCGCCGTTGTTACGAAGTTTCAAAAAAAGGATTTGTCTTTAACCTGCTCAGAGGTGAAGAAACACAGGGGCATTTTAACTACTTTTTGCCCGAAGAAATCGAAGCGCACGTGAGTGATTTTGTGTACGATGTGGAAATGTATGAGGGCTATATGGATGGCGATTTTACGGTGTTTTTGAAGAAGGAAGAACGATGA
- a CDS encoding alpha/beta hydrolase, producing MKKLLFGVIGFYLVAMGYLYFTQNDQLFPSQLIEKHPKVSGENIAPLTLHVSDGAVLDGVLRTDAQSDAGLILYFGGNADDATHFVLHVKALQGYDVVAFNYRGYVESTGEPSEQAFFEDALKIYDTYAKGRKVVVIGRSLGTGVATYLASKRVVDGLVLITPYDSILSLAKLKYPFFPIDLLLKNKFESVNYLPLVKAKIAVIEVENDLLIPRYHLEKLLEAMPTKPLHVTLFNTTHESVLEYPAFTKELQTILGKIIE from the coding sequence ATGAAAAAACTCTTATTTGGGGTGATCGGATTTTATTTGGTAGCGATGGGGTATCTCTATTTTACACAGAACGATCAGCTTTTTCCTTCTCAATTGATTGAAAAGCACCCCAAAGTTAGTGGTGAAAACATTGCGCCACTCACTTTACATGTAAGCGATGGCGCAGTGTTAGATGGCGTGCTTCGCACCGATGCGCAAAGCGATGCAGGGCTGATTCTCTACTTTGGTGGAAATGCCGATGACGCAACGCATTTTGTCTTACATGTAAAAGCGTTACAAGGCTATGACGTGGTTGCCTTTAACTACCGAGGGTATGTTGAAAGCACAGGCGAGCCTAGCGAGCAAGCGTTTTTTGAAGACGCTTTGAAGATTTATGACACCTACGCCAAGGGTCGCAAAGTGGTTGTGATAGGGCGAAGTTTAGGCACAGGCGTTGCGACGTATCTTGCCAGTAAACGCGTTGTGGATGGCTTGGTTTTAATCACACCGTATGATTCGATCCTCTCTTTAGCCAAACTCAAGTATCCCTTCTTCCCGATCGATCTTTTGCTTAAAAACAAATTTGAAAGTGTGAATTACCTCCCTTTGGTCAAAGCAAAAATTGCTGTCATCGAAGTTGAAAATGATCTGCTCATTCCGAGGTATCATCTTGAAAAACTCTTAGAAGCGATGCCAACCAAACCTTTACATGTAACGTTATTTAACACAACGCACGAGAGCGTGCTCGAATATCCTGCCTTTACCAAAGAGTTACAAACTATATTAGGAAAAATCATTGAATAA
- a CDS encoding GNAT family N-acetyltransferase, producing MALHVKALEHNNSEEFDGFYAIYSTSFPLCEQKSREALLAMQHASFYTIYLAYNDEKIVGFCIMYHPHDDNFFLLEYMAVDERLRGIGLGSTLLQSSIEQLFKTHGTRALLIEIDSPEKSSVEQEIREKREAFYRRLGALKIDPFDYILPSQTSELAPPMELLVYHPTLREISKETLQTWLEKLYVDVYGCSKTDPRIAHMLVHVPPILTLM from the coding sequence TACATGTAAAGGCTTTAGAGCACAACAATTCAGAAGAGTTTGATGGCTTTTACGCCATCTACTCTACTTCGTTTCCCCTTTGTGAACAAAAATCTCGCGAAGCACTTTTAGCGATGCAACACGCCTCTTTTTACACGATCTATCTTGCTTACAATGACGAAAAAATTGTTGGATTTTGCATTATGTACCATCCGCACGATGACAATTTTTTCTTGCTTGAATACATGGCGGTTGATGAGCGTCTTCGTGGCATAGGACTAGGCTCCACGCTTTTACAAAGTAGCATTGAACAGCTTTTCAAAACGCATGGCACACGCGCACTTTTGATCGAAATCGACTCACCTGAAAAAAGTTCAGTAGAGCAAGAAATTCGTGAAAAAAGAGAAGCCTTTTACCGTCGTTTGGGTGCATTAAAAATTGATCCGTTTGATTATATCCTTCCCTCTCAAACCAGTGAGCTTGCTCCTCCAATGGAACTTTTGGTGTACCATCCAACTCTGCGTGAAATTTCGAAAGAGACCTTGCAAACATGGCTTGAAAAGCTCTATGTTGATGTGTATGGATGCTCCAAAACAGACCCACGTATTGCGCACATGTTAGTACATGTACCACCGATTTTAACCCTTATGTAA
- a CDS encoding class I SAM-dependent rRNA methyltransferase, translating to MNKVYVKHSVVPKIRRFTPWVYANEIDSSAEEFQSGEIVALFSKKDGFLGTAYVNPKCAIFARILSFGKEEIGKKFFHNRIKRAIAKREALLSQTNAVRLIHSEADFLPGLIVDKYGDTLSLQINTAGMEVFRELILSTLKQLVNPSWIVEKSDVHSREIEGLESKNGTLFGTPNKEFTLSENGLNFLVDIEDAQKTGFYLDQRKNRAICASYIKVGDTVLDICCNAGGFGIYALSKGAKNTVFVDISESAIEQTKVNLLANAMENYETYTADAFTFMKEKKYKNSFDLIVIDPPSFAKTKEQASGAKRGFKHLLMESTKAVKDGGLIALFSCSFHVGKKELLEIAMEVSHDLKVQYILLEQMQQDSDHPCLINASASFYLNGLLLRVEK from the coding sequence TTGAATAAAGTATACGTAAAACACTCCGTTGTTCCCAAAATCAGACGCTTTACCCCATGGGTGTACGCCAACGAAATCGACTCAAGCGCTGAAGAGTTTCAAAGTGGCGAAATAGTCGCACTTTTTTCCAAAAAAGACGGTTTTTTAGGAACCGCATATGTCAATCCCAAATGCGCCATTTTCGCACGAATTTTGAGTTTTGGCAAAGAAGAGATCGGCAAAAAGTTTTTTCACAACCGCATCAAAAGAGCCATTGCCAAACGTGAGGCACTTTTGTCTCAAACCAATGCCGTACGTCTCATCCACTCCGAAGCAGACTTTTTACCAGGACTGATCGTCGACAAATACGGCGACACACTCTCCCTTCAGATCAACACCGCAGGCATGGAAGTCTTTCGCGAACTCATCCTCAGCACACTCAAACAGCTCGTGAATCCTTCATGGATCGTCGAAAAATCAGATGTTCACTCCCGCGAAATCGAAGGTTTGGAGAGTAAAAATGGCACACTTTTTGGAACTCCCAATAAAGAGTTTACTTTGAGTGAAAATGGGCTCAATTTTTTAGTCGACATCGAAGATGCCCAAAAAACAGGCTTTTACCTCGACCAGCGCAAAAACAGAGCCATCTGCGCCAGCTACATCAAAGTAGGAGACACGGTGCTTGACATCTGCTGTAATGCCGGTGGATTTGGCATCTACGCACTCTCCAAAGGTGCAAAAAATACCGTCTTTGTGGACATCTCTGAATCAGCGATAGAGCAAACCAAAGTCAATTTACTTGCCAATGCAATGGAAAATTACGAAACCTATACTGCCGATGCGTTTACGTTTATGAAAGAGAAAAAATATAAAAACAGTTTCGATCTGATCGTTATTGATCCACCATCCTTCGCCAAAACCAAAGAGCAAGCCAGTGGCGCCAAACGAGGCTTCAAACATCTCTTGATGGAGTCCACCAAAGCGGTCAAAGATGGCGGTTTAATCGCACTCTTCTCCTGCTCCTTTCACGTTGGCAAAAAAGAACTTTTAGAGATCGCCATGGAAGTCTCCCACGATCTTAAAGTGCAATACATTTTGCTAGAGCAGATGCAACAAGACAGCGACCATCCGTGCCTTATCAATGCAAGTGCGTCGTTTTATTTGAATGGGTTGTTGCTCCGGGTTGAGAAGTAG